From Miscanthus floridulus cultivar M001 chromosome 15, ASM1932011v1, whole genome shotgun sequence, the proteins below share one genomic window:
- the LOC136508198 gene encoding tRNA nucleotidyltransferase cca2-like isoform X1 encodes MPPGLLLPRGGLLLILPCLRRHLPSLCPTPRSSPSHKRPGAFFAPVRAVSGYSGMAAGSPEQQQRSVVVRDTVELTETEERIFNRLLEVVRHFGLGTQLRVAGGWVRDKLLGKDSADIDIALDNMTGQNFCEKVNEYSKLIGEQQRGIGVIQCNPDQSKHLETARMLILDIWIDFVNLRSEQYAENSRIPTMEIGTAKEDAYRRDLTINSLFFNINNNSVEDLTGRGIEDLKKGLIVTPLPAKATFLDDPLRVLRAIRFAARFNFTLDKDLKEAASDEKVKSELGSKISRERIGHEIDLMMSDKHPVRAMCDIRDMGLFYVVFSFPEKSNPPVFDKCDWQCVSHIEAAWDLAYSIGSSVFSSGSDPKSQDERRRLCLYSSLFNPLRNMFYLDKRSKKQVPVSSFIIKDSLKLKNSDAEMVINILAASEKFAELIPLLESNPDVCTLKEKLEDEYLEIPEDSVKRVFAGLILREIKDFWRVALLLSILSYPEAENAADILNKQDELQGRKEKYIRVERFITDLDLDGVWKLKPVLDGKSIMGVMQVKSGGPLIGKWQQLVLKWQLAHPNGTVDECIEWMKQSQSKRQKVESST; translated from the exons ATGCCTCCTGGCCTCCTCCTCCCTcgcggcggcctcctcctcatcctcccctGTCTCCGCCGCCACTTGCCTTCGCTTTGTCCTACTCCCCGAAGCAGCCCCTCGCATAAGCGCCCAGGTGCCTTCTTCGCCCCCGTCCGCGCCGTCTCCGGCTACTCCGGCATGGCGGCGGGTTCGCCGGAGCAGCAGCAGCGGAGCGTTGTGGTCAGGGATACCGTGGAGCTCACGGAGACGGAGGAGCGCATCTTCAACCGCCTTCTCGAGGTTGTTCGCCACTTCGGCCTCGGCACGCAGCTCCGCGTTGCCGGTGGATGGGTCCGGGACAAG CTATTAGGGAAAGACTCTGCTGACATTGACATTGCCCTTGACAATATGACGGGCCAGAATTTTTGTGAGAAAGTAAATGAATACTCAAAGTTGATAGGGGAGCAGCAGAGAGGAATCGGTGTTATCCAGTG TAACCCTGATCAATCCAAGCACTTGGAAACTGCTAGGATGCTTATTCTCGACATCTGGATTGATTTTGTTAACTTGAGGTCTGAACAATATGCTGAAAACAGTCGTATCCCTACAATG GAGATTGGTACTGCCAAGGAAGATGCATACCGCAGGGACTTGACAATTAATAG TTTGTTCTTTAATATCAACAATAACTCAGTGGAAGATTTAACTGGAAGAG GTATTGAGGATCTCAAAAAGGGCCTTATTGTTACTCCTTTGCCTGCCAAAGCTACCTTCCTTGATGACCCACTTAGAGTTCTTCGAGCAATAAGATTTG CTGCTAGATTCAACTTTACATTAGATAAAGATTTGAAGGAAGCTGCATCTGATGAAAAGGTGAAGTCAGAGCTTGGTAGCAAGATTAGTAGAGAACGTATTGGTCACGAG ATTGATCTCATGATGTCAGACAAACACCCTGTTAGAGCAATGTGTGACATTCGTGATATGGGGCTATTTTATGTTGTATTTTCTTTTCCTGAAAAATCCAACCCTCCAGTTTTTGACAAGTGTGATTG GCAATGTGTTTCACATATTGAAGCAGCTTGGGATCTTGCATATTCTATTGGCAGCTCTGTGTTCAGCAGTGGTTCTGACCCCAAGTCACAG GATGAACGACGAAGGCTTTGCTTGTATAGTTCATTATTCAATCCCCTCCGAAATATGTTCTACTTGGACAAAAGATCTAAGAAG caGGTTCCTGTTTCTAGCTTTATTATCAAGGACTCACTAAAGTTGAAAAACAGCGATGCTGAAATG GTTATCAACATACTTGCTGCTAGCGAAAAATTTGCTGAACTAATTCCTCTCCTTGAGTCAAATCCTGATGTGTGTACTCTGAAAGAGAAATTGGAAGATGAATATCTTGAGATACCAGAAGACAGTGTTAAGCGTGTTTTTGCAG GACTTATACTCCGAGAAATAAAGGACTTTTGGCGGGTGGCACTACTTTTATCCATTCTGTCCTACCCAGAAGCTGAAAATGCTGCTGACATCCTCAACAAGCAGGATGAGCTGCAAGGGAGGAAAGAGAAATACATCAGAGTCGAGCGTTTCATAACTGACCTAG ATCTTGATGGGGTGTGGAAGTTGAAGCCGGTACTCGACGGGAAATCTATTATGGGAGTTATGCAGGTCAAGTCAGGAGGTCCACTGATAGGAAAATGG CAACAACTTGTACTGAAGTGGCAGCTTGCGCATCCAAACGGAACCGTGGATGAGTGCATCGAGTGGATGAAGCAGTCACAATCGAAACGACAAAAAGTAGAGTCCAGCACCTGA
- the LOC136507279 gene encoding uncharacterized protein — MATFYALHDIEAKEKGEVMAVKGHDKALKAINLNELLAQVHLRRVGSKQEQRWYLNSGASNHMTRSKEAFSELDGNVTSTVKFGDGSRVAIRGCGTIIFRCQNSEHRTLMDVYYIP; from the coding sequence atggcgacattctatgcactgcacgacattgaggccaaggagaagggagaggtgatggcggtgaaaGGGCACGACAAGGCTCTAAAGGCTATCAACCTCAACGAACTGcttgcccaagtccacctcagacgTGTGGGCAGCAAAcaagagcagcggtggtacctgaaCTCCGGcgctagcaaccacatgacgcgctccaaggaagccttctctgagctcgatggTAATGTGACcagcacggtgaagttcggtgatggctcaagggtggcgatccgagggtgtggcaccatcatcttcaggtgccagaatagTGAGCACCGCACGCTAATGGATGTGTACTACATCCCATAG
- the LOC136508198 gene encoding tRNA nucleotidyltransferase cca2-like isoform X2, translating to MPPGLLLPRGGLLLILPCLRRHLPSLCPTPRSSPSHKRPGAFFAPVRAVSGYSGMAAGSPEQQQRSVVVRDTVELTETEERIFNRLLEVVRHFGLGTQLRVAGGWVRDKLLGKDSADIDIALDNMTGQNFCEKVNEYSKLIGEQQRGIGVIQCNPDQSKHLETARMLILDIWIDFVNLRSEQYAENSRIPTMEIGTAKEDAYRRDLTINSLFFNINNNSVEDLTGRGIEDLKKGLIVTPLPAKATFLDDPLRVLRAIRFAARFNFTLDKDLKEAASDEKVKSELGSKISRERIGHEIDLMMSDKHPVRAMCDIRDMGLFYVVFSFPEKSNPPVFDKCDWQCVSHIEAAWDLAYSIGSSVFSSGSDPKSQDERRRLCLYSSLFNPLRNMFYLDKRSKKVPVSSFIIKDSLKLKNSDAEMVINILAASEKFAELIPLLESNPDVCTLKEKLEDEYLEIPEDSVKRVFAGLILREIKDFWRVALLLSILSYPEAENAADILNKQDELQGRKEKYIRVERFITDLDLDGVWKLKPVLDGKSIMGVMQVKSGGPLIGKWQQLVLKWQLAHPNGTVDECIEWMKQSQSKRQKVESST from the exons ATGCCTCCTGGCCTCCTCCTCCCTcgcggcggcctcctcctcatcctcccctGTCTCCGCCGCCACTTGCCTTCGCTTTGTCCTACTCCCCGAAGCAGCCCCTCGCATAAGCGCCCAGGTGCCTTCTTCGCCCCCGTCCGCGCCGTCTCCGGCTACTCCGGCATGGCGGCGGGTTCGCCGGAGCAGCAGCAGCGGAGCGTTGTGGTCAGGGATACCGTGGAGCTCACGGAGACGGAGGAGCGCATCTTCAACCGCCTTCTCGAGGTTGTTCGCCACTTCGGCCTCGGCACGCAGCTCCGCGTTGCCGGTGGATGGGTCCGGGACAAG CTATTAGGGAAAGACTCTGCTGACATTGACATTGCCCTTGACAATATGACGGGCCAGAATTTTTGTGAGAAAGTAAATGAATACTCAAAGTTGATAGGGGAGCAGCAGAGAGGAATCGGTGTTATCCAGTG TAACCCTGATCAATCCAAGCACTTGGAAACTGCTAGGATGCTTATTCTCGACATCTGGATTGATTTTGTTAACTTGAGGTCTGAACAATATGCTGAAAACAGTCGTATCCCTACAATG GAGATTGGTACTGCCAAGGAAGATGCATACCGCAGGGACTTGACAATTAATAG TTTGTTCTTTAATATCAACAATAACTCAGTGGAAGATTTAACTGGAAGAG GTATTGAGGATCTCAAAAAGGGCCTTATTGTTACTCCTTTGCCTGCCAAAGCTACCTTCCTTGATGACCCACTTAGAGTTCTTCGAGCAATAAGATTTG CTGCTAGATTCAACTTTACATTAGATAAAGATTTGAAGGAAGCTGCATCTGATGAAAAGGTGAAGTCAGAGCTTGGTAGCAAGATTAGTAGAGAACGTATTGGTCACGAG ATTGATCTCATGATGTCAGACAAACACCCTGTTAGAGCAATGTGTGACATTCGTGATATGGGGCTATTTTATGTTGTATTTTCTTTTCCTGAAAAATCCAACCCTCCAGTTTTTGACAAGTGTGATTG GCAATGTGTTTCACATATTGAAGCAGCTTGGGATCTTGCATATTCTATTGGCAGCTCTGTGTTCAGCAGTGGTTCTGACCCCAAGTCACAG GATGAACGACGAAGGCTTTGCTTGTATAGTTCATTATTCAATCCCCTCCGAAATATGTTCTACTTGGACAAAAGATCTAAGAAG GTTCCTGTTTCTAGCTTTATTATCAAGGACTCACTAAAGTTGAAAAACAGCGATGCTGAAATG GTTATCAACATACTTGCTGCTAGCGAAAAATTTGCTGAACTAATTCCTCTCCTTGAGTCAAATCCTGATGTGTGTACTCTGAAAGAGAAATTGGAAGATGAATATCTTGAGATACCAGAAGACAGTGTTAAGCGTGTTTTTGCAG GACTTATACTCCGAGAAATAAAGGACTTTTGGCGGGTGGCACTACTTTTATCCATTCTGTCCTACCCAGAAGCTGAAAATGCTGCTGACATCCTCAACAAGCAGGATGAGCTGCAAGGGAGGAAAGAGAAATACATCAGAGTCGAGCGTTTCATAACTGACCTAG ATCTTGATGGGGTGTGGAAGTTGAAGCCGGTACTCGACGGGAAATCTATTATGGGAGTTATGCAGGTCAAGTCAGGAGGTCCACTGATAGGAAAATGG CAACAACTTGTACTGAAGTGGCAGCTTGCGCATCCAAACGGAACCGTGGATGAGTGCATCGAGTGGATGAAGCAGTCACAATCGAAACGACAAAAAGTAGAGTCCAGCACCTGA